The following proteins come from a genomic window of Dreissena polymorpha isolate Duluth1 chromosome 1, UMN_Dpol_1.0, whole genome shotgun sequence:
- the LOC127880521 gene encoding G-protein coupled receptor 161-like, with protein sequence MTVNFTNQSVIYNDDPLYISDEKLSASNLVVFTIFMLIIFVISLVGNVSVFVIFYKRPNFITISNRFIINLSVCNLLQTIISMPFALASMIRQEWLFGFIWCQCSGFLMNAIFAASTLTLVVIAIDRYCAVVKPLHYSLHLTRRRATSMILGVWVLAVICSIPPLVGWNKYKFQRDKIACLPISSRSQESDVIEFLQNVNTTASLNSMAVQEEEEHSNSIS encoded by the exons ATGACTGTGAATTTCACAAACCAGTCAGTTATTTACAACGACGATCCACTCTACATATCAGACGAAAAATTAAGTGCTTCTAACCTGgttgtttttacaatttttatgcTCATTATATTTGTGATCAGCTTAGTGGGTAACGTCTctgtttttgtgattttttacaAAAGAccaaacttcataacaatatcaaacagatttattattaatttgtcaGTGTGCaatttattacaaacaataatATCTATGCCGTTTGCGCTTGCTTCAATGATAAGACAGGAATGGTTGTTCGGATTCATCTGGTGCCAATGCTCAGGTTTCCTGATGAACGCAATTTTTGCAGCCAGCACTTTAACGTTAGTTGTGATCGCTATAGACCGATATTGTGCCGTTGTAAAGCCCTTACACTATTCATTGCACCTTACACGCAGACGTGCAACTTCGATGATTCTTGGTGTGTGGGTGCTGGCAGTCATTTGTTCAATACCACCATTAGTTGGATGGAATAAGTATAAATTCCAGCGGGACAAAATTGCGTGTTTGCCGATTTCCTCTA GAAGTCAGGAGTCCGATGTCATAGAATTCTTGCAGAATGTCAACACGACTGCATCTCTGAATTCGATGGCTGTACAGGAGGAGGAGGAACACTCCAACAGCATCAGTTAA